Genomic window (Ureibacillus composti):
TTCTTCTCGGAATCTCCAGTGCCTGGGGCTCACACGAAGTGAGTCATGGCTGCAATGCGACAGGACGTCGCGTTTTTGCAGTCGCAGCTGGCGAGCCCACTCCGCTTTTCTATATAGATAATGTTTTTAAACGTTCTACTGCTTCTTTTAATAATTCAACATCTTGTACTAAGGCTAATCGCATAAAACCTTCACCTTGAGAACCGAATGTTGTTCCTGGCACCATTACAACACCTGTTTGCTCTATTGCTTTATAGGCAAATGAGACACTGTTGAGATCATATGGATATTTTGCCCAGACAAACATACCACCATTTGAAGGTGCTACAGTCCATCCAAGGTGTTTTAATCCGTTCATTAACACGTGATGTCTTTCAGCGAATGTAGATCGTAAATTAGCCGTAATCTCTTCTGCATGGTCTAAAGCTAGAGCTGCAGTCGATTGAATTGGATCAAAAATTCCGAAGTCTAAGTTAGATTTTAATCGACTCATGATTTTAATGGCTTCGGCATTCCCTATAATATACGCTACTCGAGCTCCTGCTAAGCTAAAGCTTTTTGAAAGGGAATTGATTTCGATTCCTACTTCCATTGCACCTGGGGTAGCTAAGAAGCTAATAGGACGATCTCCTGTAAAATAAAATTCTGAATACGCTGCATCATGTAAAACAAGAACGTTATATTTTTTCGCAAACTCCACAACTTCTTTAAAATATTCGATTGAAGGAGACATAGGTACTGGATTACCCGGCATATTTAAAATGAGTAGTTTTGCTTTTTGTGCAATGTCTTCAGGAATGGCTTTTAAGTTTGGTACGAAGCCTCTGTTTTCATCAAGAGGTATGTAATAAGGTTTTGCACCAGCTAGACTAATGCCTGCTGCATAGGCAACATATCCTGGGTTTGTCGTTAACACGTAATCGTCAGGATCACAGAAAGCGATAGGTAAGTGAACTAGTCCTTCTTGTGAGCCAATTGTTTGGATTACTTGTGTAGAAGGGTCTACTTCAACTTGGTTTACTCGCTTGTAGTATCTAGCGACCGCTGATTTAAATTCGTTAGAAGCTGCAAGTGTGTAACCGTATGCTGAGGGTTTCTTACTTAATTCGGAAAGATGATTACGTAACATTTCATGTGGTGGAATATCTGGACTTCCAAGACTTAGGTCGATTAGCTTCATGCCTTTTGCTTGCTGCTCTTTTGCAAAAACCTTTAAGTCTCCAAATATGGAAGATTCAAATAATGACATTTTCTCAGAAGGTACAATTTTCAACGGGAACACTCCTATCAACTGTTCAAGTTTAATACTGAATTAAATATAAGACACATTTTATCATAGTTAGATGCAAGTAGGAGAAAAAAGAAAAAAAAGGGGATATACCAATGCTAAAACATAATAAATGAGTATTTTGATAGATAGTAGAGTCATTGATCGTTTTCGATTAAAATAGACTTAAAGATAAATTAGGGGTTGAGGCAATGATTGTACATTCTTTAAGTGGTCCAAGTGGAACGGGCAAAAGTACGAGTGCTTTACAATTCGCATTTGAACATCAAATAGAGGCCATCATTGATGATGGACTGTTAATTATTGGTGGGGAAAAGAAAGCAGGAGTTTCGGCAAAGTTTGAGAAAAATACGATAACGGCAGTTCGTCGAGCTATTTTTCAAGATGATCTTCATAAAGAGGAAGTCAGAAAAGCTCTTAATAATTTTAATGTAGCTTCTATCTTAATTATTGGTACGTCTGATAAAATGACAAATAAAATTGCAGATCGACTCGAAATCGGTCCTATTACTCATTTCCATTATGTTGAGGATATTCGGTCTAGAAAGGAAATATTAATCGCTCAATTTGTGCGCGGAACACAAGGTAAACATGTGATGCCTATTCCGTATAAGCAAGTTGAACAAAATTTCTTTAAGAGATTTATTCAAAGGGGATTTGTAATCTTTTCTAAAAATAGAGTGAAACTGGGGGAGACGACACTTGTACGGCCTGACTTCCATCATCAAACCTTCACGATTTCAAAGAGAGTGTATTCGGATTTAATTAAGCATGTTGTGGAGACGAACCCACGTGTGGGGAAGGTAGATAGCATTCATTATGGGATGGAAAATAATTTTCCGATTGTCCAAATAGGCATATATTTAAAACTGCCTGTCACTTATGAAGTTGTAGTGGAATTGCGCGGGATGCAACAACAAATAACAAATGAATTTTTAACGCACTTCGAATTCGAACCTGGTGAAGTAAAAATTGAGGTTAAAGGAATTATTTGAATCGAAAAAACATAACGACTTTAAGTATCCATTAGGGGTAGTAATAAT
Coding sequences:
- a CDS encoding aminotransferase class I/II-fold pyridoxal phosphate-dependent enzyme; amino-acid sequence: MKIVPSEKMSLFESSIFGDLKVFAKEQQAKGMKLIDLSLGSPDIPPHEMLRNHLSELSKKPSAYGYTLAASNEFKSAVARYYKRVNQVEVDPSTQVIQTIGSQEGLVHLPIAFCDPDDYVLTTNPGYVAYAAGISLAGAKPYYIPLDENRGFVPNLKAIPEDIAQKAKLLILNMPGNPVPMSPSIEYFKEVVEFAKKYNVLVLHDAAYSEFYFTGDRPISFLATPGAMEVGIEINSLSKSFSLAGARVAYIIGNAEAIKIMSRLKSNLDFGIFDPIQSTAALALDHAEEITANLRSTFAERHHVLMNGLKHLGWTVAPSNGGMFVWAKYPYDLNSVSFAYKAIEQTGVVMVPGTTFGSQGEGFMRLALVQDVELLKEAVERLKTLSI